CGCGAATCTGAATGCGCGGCAGCAGGGCGGTCTTTTCGCTGAGATAATCGGTCATCGCCGCCAGGCCGGGCGCGATGATGCCACCAACGTAATCGCCCCGGCGGTCCACCACGTCAAACGTGACTGCGGTGCCAAAATCGACGACCAACGCGGGTGCGCCGAACCGGGCATGGGCGGCGACCGCATTGGCCAGCCGGTCCGCGCCTATCGTGGCGGGCGCCGGATAATTGATGCCTACGCCCCGGACGGTTTGGGGATTCAGTTCGAGGCAGTCCACGTCGAAGGTTCCGTTGACGAACGCCTTCACGCTGGGGTTGGCCTTGGGGACGACGCTGCACAGCACGGCGGCCTCAGGCTCGGCGTGCCCGAGAAATTTGCGCAAGTGCGCGCCGGCACGTCCTGCGAACCAATCGCGCGTCGGCACTTCGGTGTGTTTGGTCACGCGTTGGTCGGTGGCCAGGCCGACGTGGGTGTTCGTGTTGCCGATGTCAAAGAGGATGATCATTTTTCAATGGTAACGTCGCCGCCAATGATACGTTCAATGAGCCCATGCTCGGTGCGGACCAGCAAGGCGCCCGTTTCGTCCAGCGCTTCTGCGCGCCCTTGAATGCGCCGGTGGCCAGTGAGAATGGCCACGTTTTGCCCGAGTGTGGCGCAGCAGGCCTCCCATTCGTCCGCCACGGCCGCAAACTGACCGGCGGCCACACGTCGGTAATCCTTTTCCAATTCCTCCAGCACGGCGGCCGCCAAACTGGGACGGGACAACTCCTGCCCCGTCTCCACCCGCAACGAAGTCGCAAGGGGACGCAATTCGGGCGGAAAATCCTCCTCCGTCTGGTTGACGTCCAAACCCATGCCGATGATGACGTGGTTGACGCGATCCACGTCGGCGCTCATCTCCGTTAAGATTCCCGCGGTTTTGCGCCCGTTCACCAGCAGGTCGTTCGGCCACTTGATGGTCGGCGCCAAATCGGTTTGTGCCGCCACGGCCCGGGCAAGTGCCGTCGCGGCCGCCACAGTGAGCCGCGTCGCTTCCACCGGTTGCAGTTTGGGCCGCAGCAGAACGGAAAACCAAAGCCCCTTGCGCGCCGGTGAAAGCCAGTTCCGGCCCAGCCGTCCCCGGCCACGCGTCTGTGATTCCGCGAACACCACCACGCCTTCCTCCACACCGTCGCGCGCCAGCCGTTCAGCCAGGTCGTTGGTGGAGGTGGTTTCTTGAAAGACCTTGATGTCCCGGCCCACAATGCGCGGCCGATGCAGCCGGGCGAGCAAGTCATCCGCGTGGAGCGCATCCGGCGAACCGACCAGCCGGTAACCCAGATGCGGACTCTCCTCGATGACATACCCCAGCTTGCGCAGTTCTTGAATGCGGCTCTCCACGGCGGCGGGCGGCAGCCCGAGTTGTTGGGACAGGTCGAAGCCCGAGAGAAACAGGTCGTCTGCACCACGCAGCGCCGAAAGGAGTTGGGCATCGGAAGTCATGAAACGCACGAATTTACGGGGCAAAATCCAGACCAATGTCAACGGCGCGGGCCGAATGGGTGATGGCACCGACGGAAATGAAATCCACGCCGGACTCAGCGATGGCGCGAACCGTTTCCAAATTTACGCCGCCGCTGGCCTCGGTTTGGGCGCGGCCGGCCACGCATTGCACGGCGGCGCGCAACTGTGTCGGGACCATGTTGTCCAGCAGGATGATGTCCGCGCCGGCCGCCACCGCGAGTTCCACCTGTTCCAGCGTGTCGGCTTCGACCTCCACCTTGAGCTGCGGGTATTGCTCCCGCGCTCTTCGCACTGCCGCCGCCACCGGATTGGGCCGGGCGTTGCGCAAGGCGGCAAGATGGTTGTCCTTGATCAATATCATGTCGAACAGACCCATGCGGTGGTTGTGCCCGCCGCCGCACGCCACGGCATATTTTTCAAACGCGCGCCAGCCAGGCGTGGTTTTGCGCGTGTCGAGGATTTTGGCCCGCGTGCCCTGCACGGCCGCCACGTAAGCCGCCGCGGCCGTTGCCACTCCGCTCAGGCGCTGCACGAAGTTCAATGCCACGCGCTCGGCGCTGAGAAT
Above is a window of Verrucomicrobiia bacterium DNA encoding:
- the nadC gene encoding carboxylating nicotinate-nucleotide diphosphorylase, which codes for MSSDLITAAVRAALAEDVGAGDVTTLTTVPASVTFKAAMRAREPLTVAGLGLAEATFRELSPDLTIERITPDGVRASNGDTLLTVAGPARAILSAERVALNFVQRLSGVATAAAAYVAAVQGTRAKILDTRKTTPGWRAFEKYAVACGGGHNHRMGLFDMILIKDNHLAALRNARPNPVAAAVRRAREQYPQLKVEVEADTLEQVELAVAAGADIILLDNMVPTQLRAAVQCVAGRAQTEASGGVNLETVRAIAESGVDFISVGAITHSARAVDIGLDFAP
- a CDS encoding type III pantothenate kinase, which codes for MIILFDIGNTNTHVGLATDQRVTKHTEVPTRDWFAGRAGAHLRKFLGHAEPEAAVLCSVVPKANPSVKAFVNGTFDVDCLELNPQTVRGVGINYPAPATIGADRLANAVAAHARFGAPALVVDFGTAVTFDVVDRRGDYVGGIIAPGLAAMTDYLSEKTALLPRIQIREVETAIGKSTEQAMLIGAVHGYRGLVRELILELKRELKARRLPVVATGGYAELIAAKLPEIEAVEPNLTLDGLRLVWLAHRPKR
- a CDS encoding biotin--[acetyl-CoA-carboxylase] ligase; the protein is MTSDAQLLSALRGADDLFLSGFDLSQQLGLPPAAVESRIQELRKLGYVIEESPHLGYRLVGSPDALHADDLLARLHRPRIVGRDIKVFQETTSTNDLAERLARDGVEEGVVVFAESQTRGRGRLGRNWLSPARKGLWFSVLLRPKLQPVEATRLTVAAATALARAVAAQTDLAPTIKWPNDLLVNGRKTAGILTEMSADVDRVNHVIIGMGLDVNQTEEDFPPELRPLATSLRVETGQELSRPSLAAAVLEELEKDYRRVAAGQFAAVADEWEACCATLGQNVAILTGHRRIQGRAEALDETGALLVRTEHGLIERIIGGDVTIEK